The Helianthus annuus cultivar XRQ/B chromosome 11, HanXRQr2.0-SUNRISE, whole genome shotgun sequence region tttttctttttctcagaATTTGTAAATTGGGTATTGTTTTAAATGCAGTTGCACAAGTGGGTTTGTGTTTGATTAATGTTTTTTTGTTGAATGGTGTAGGGATTTATGCCTTTTCTAGTAATGATATCAAGGTGGGTTCCAATATTGAGGTGGATGGTGTTCCTTGGAAAGTTATAggtactttttaattttttaattggTGTTTGTAAGTTGTAATGAAGTTTTGTTTGATGTAGATTTGGATATGAATTTGTTGAATGTGGGTGAATTGATGATGTGTTTTTAGGATTTAATATAGGAAGAAAGTATGAAAATATGTTTAGATTTTGGACAATGGATGTTGTGTTGTTAGGTTTCATGAATGTAAGTGTTCCCATACATACAAGTGACAATCTTGGTTTAAAAAGGCGTGCGAGTCATGGGTCAAAATTAGGGCGTGTAGGAGGTTCATACGTAACAACCGAAGTTATTAAAGGCGCGAGGCGCACTTAGGGCGATTTGTTGGGCCCGGGGCTTTATTTGCGCCTGGGcgctcgctttaataactatgcAGAAGATTATGAACTAACCTGAAGATTAAAGGCGCGAGGCACACTCAGGGCGATTTGCGCCCCTGGGCGCTCGCTTTAATGACTATGGTAACAACAACCTAAGGGATGAAGAAATTACGAAAGGTTTACTTGATAAATAGGTTTGTATGTGAAACCGATGAGAGAGATGCATCTTTTGGTTGTACAAAAACACGCGCCTTATGCACACGCCTTGTGCCTTAGCTTATGGGACCAAAACGCCCCCGTGCATCTCACGCTTTTATTAACCACGGTGACAATCTACTTTTATGTGTTTGCTCCTATCATGGAGGACTTGATTCTTGGTTATATTAACGGCTTTAGTAGCTATTGGAATAAACCTTAACAAGTCGTTATGTAATCAAGGCTCCTATCTGTAACATCCATCCGGCTCGGCATACCAACTAATATTGTCAGTTTTGCCCACAAGTAGTTTACGACCTTGATTTTGGTTTGCCCGAGTGGAAACTTCGTAGGAGGTTAGGACACCTATCATCCTAGCGTTACTCCTAACAAAGGACCACTTAATTGTGGAGTTCTCCACTCAACGACAACCAATGTGCCCAAAGCGCATTGATGGTGTTTGAGGTCGGGTTTGCGCAGTGTGGGATTTGCCTTGTGTATTACAAATCATCTAAGAAGCCTCCTGATGTGGTCATCTCTTCATACTTAATGAAAAAGATCCATAGGTGGGTCGAGTAAGTGTCAGGATATTTAGCTTCGTAACTAGTCTCGTGTACATCTATACAGAATTTTCATGGTGACTAAAATGAGACAGACTTTGAAGTTTACTGACCATATTAGAGCATTTGTAAAACTTGGTTGCTATTTTGTAGATTATCCccaaatattttatttgtttttttttttaatttcttgcTTTATGTTCAGAGTTTCTTCACGTGAAGCCTGGTAAGGGAGCGGCTTACGTAAGGACCACGCTACGGAATTATGTCACGGGAAACTCTGTTGAGAAAACTTTCAGAGCGGGAAGTAAGGTATATataaaagtttgacttttaaagtcAAAGTGCTACATCTTACTTCCAAAATAGATTTAGATATTGTTACAAACTCAATATTAAACAAATCTCATTACACAATATTATTTGTACGGTTGATCTGcttaaaaagtattttttttttcccAAAACTTAAAAGAATCTGCCATTTGAAGTTAAAAATTGGTTTgtttgacctcaaaagtcaagATGCACATTcttattttaatttgtttttgACGATCTTGTCAGATTGAACAAGCTGAGATCTCTAAGGAGACAAAACAATTCACATACAAGGACGGTCCGCAGTTTGTTTTCATGGATTTGGTATCTTTATGCCCACTTGTATATTATTTTTTTGTGAGAAAATTGATTGTTTTAATTTTGGCGTATTATGTTGTAGACTTCATACGAGGAAGTCCGTCTTAACGAGTCAGATATGGGAGATAAGACAAAATGGCTAAAAGAAGGCATGGATTGCAATTTGCTATTTTGGAAGGGAAAGGTTATCGATTTCGAGCTTCCGATACAGGTTAAGGTGAAAGTAGTCGAAGTTGATCCTGGTTTGAAAGGTGACACCGCTCAAGGTAAGATACTATATAAATGTTACTGGCCATTTATCTTATTTATAAAACAAGAGACTCCATTAGCTTAAAAATAACTTATTACCAGACTCGTATACTAAACTATCTGGGAGGTTTACCACTATAAATTCTTCActtttagttaaggggctaaacatgtcactattaaagttgaggggctaaagttgtttgatgTAGTAAGGGGTTAAACATGTCATCATTAATGTTGAGGGGCTAAACAATTAAAGTTGAGAGGCGGAAGTTGTTTTAGTTAAATAGCTAAACATGTCATCACCAAAGTTGAGGGGATAACATGTCATTatcaaagttgaggggctaaagttggttATTGCCAAAGTTGAGGGGCCTAAGTTGGTTGATGTGACTAAGTAGCATATTTATAGCATATATAATGTGTAAAACACCTTTCAAGTAGGGGTGTTAAGGATCTGGTTTGGCCGGTTTTAATGAGAATTCACGACCAAACTGCCAACTACGGATTTCGGAAACGACAAACCAAACCCGCTTGGGTGGGTCGATTGACCAGACTGGATCGGTTGGTGTTAGCTGTGTGGCGTTGT contains the following coding sequences:
- the LOC110890904 gene encoding elongation factor P codes for the protein MMTTFKLPSLSSSTPQIPANSSLSFSTKKFFLPVKFTPRRRSTFPRIYAFSSNDIKVGSNIEVDGVPWKVIEFLHVKPGKGAAYVRTTLRNYVTGNSVEKTFRAGSKIEQAEISKETKQFTYKDGPQFVFMDLTSYEEVRLNESDMGDKTKWLKEGMDCNLLFWKGKVIDFELPIQVKVKVVEVDPGLKGDTAQGGSKPATVETGAVVSVPLFVERDQEIIVDTRTGQYVSRV